Within the Halobaculum limi genome, the region GAAGCCCAACACGATCACCAGCAACCCGGCCACGAACGCCGGGAGGTACGAGACGGCCTCTTGGATCCACTGCGACAGGACTGGGATCGCGAGCACGTCCGCCGCCGTGAGGATCGCGACCGCGTAGACGAACCACTTTCCGAGCGTCCCGAACGCCTTCGAGACCGCCGCTTCAGTCCCGCCGAGGATCGACCCCAACGGCGTCGCCAACACCGCTCGGTCTATCTCGATGCGATCGGCGAGGACGCGGATGACACGTGCCACGCCGAGACCCAAGACCCACCCGATCAGGAGGACGGCGACCGCACCGAGGAGGCGTGGGAGGAACGCGAGGAGTTCTGCGACCGTCTGCTGGAGCGATTCGGTGAACCCGACCTGTACGATAAACTGGCTTGCTTCGACTTCGAGTGTCATCGCAGACTACACGTACGCACGCTCGTGTGTTAGTTAGAAACTGCCACGAATATCGAGATTCTCATCCAAAGGAGACCCTACTCGGAATCGAGATACACAGACGCTACCGACTCGAAGATCGACAGACGACGAGGGCGTGGGCGGAAGTCACCGCCACCCGAAGCGCCGATCAGTTAGTGTCCCGGTCACCGAGACCGACGACCCAGTCGTCGAGGGAGTCGAACCCGATTCGCTCGACTTCCGGCGTCAACGGATACGCAACGAGCGTGCTCGGAGAGGCGGCCATCGAGAGCGGCGGACGTGTGTCCGGGAGGAAGCCGAACGCCGAGAACACCGACTCGTGGATGGATCCATCGGCGGCCGTGACGACATCCACGTCACGGAATTCTCGGAGGACGCGGTCGAGGAGCGCGGTCTCTGCGTCACGCCGTTCACGCTCGCCAGCGGAGGCGTGAAGCCGCTCCGACCGGAGCGGAAGCACCTCCGTCAGCGCCGCACGCGACTGCCCCTCGGTCGCGTCGCGACCGACAACGGCACCTAAGACGGGCCGGCCCGCCCGTTCGACGGTGTAGGCGGTGTAGTGCCAGTTGGGGTTGCCGAAGCGCCAGTCGAAGTACGTCTCGTCGCGGACGACGTGGAGACGATCAGGAACCGAACGCCGGTACAGGTCCGCGAGTGTCTCGACCGGGAGCAGAGGATGTCGACGAACAGTGAGGGTGCGATCAGACGGGGCACGCGTGCGAGCGACCCTGAGGGCCCCGCCGACCACAGCTCGGGCGACGGGTTCGGCGACGCTCGCTACCGGGCCCAGCGAGGTCTCGACGAACTCGACCGGGTTGTGAACGCGATAGCGAGTAGAGACCGTGCCGACCTCGCACCAGCCGTGTTTGAGGCTGCCCGGAAGCGTCGCGTGGTTCGGATAATTGAAAAATAGCGCCGCTGGGCCGCCATCGTACGCTTCCTTCATAAACTCCGTCATCCGCGAGTACACGCCCTGACGTCGGTACTCTGGGTGGACCATCGTATCGCCGGGTTGGAGCGCGGGCAACGACAAGCCCTCGTGAGCGACTTCGAAGCCGACACCGGACTTTGCGCCGATCACTCGGTCGCCGTCGACGGCGACGACGACGGGGACGTGGTCGAAGTAGGGGTTGTCGACGAATTTCCAGTCGAACCAAGCGTCGCCAGCGTGGCCGAAGACCGTCTCGTGAAGGTCAAGGTAGCTGTCGCGGTCGTCCGGCCTGAATAGTCTGACCGCGTATGCGCCCTCGTTAGCTACGTTACTTGACACAGTGTGCATCTCACTCCTCCGGATCGCCATCCCCCGACCCGTCGGTTCGCGTCGGCACGCGTCCGTTCGCAGCCTCATCGAGCAACTCGGTCGTCTCCGGCCAGGAGTCGTCGTCGCCGTCGAGGAGGTCACCCCGGTGTTGGTCAAGCAACGGCGCGGGCCCCGTCGGACCCGTCGGCGTCGCCGTCATCTTAATCGGCGACCCGGCGACAGTCACCTGGTTATCGGTTCCGGGGATGCCCAACTCCACCAGCATCTCTCGGCTGTCGGCAATGCCGTCGGCGAACACGTCGGCAACGGTTCGGACGGGAGCCGTCGGCACGACCGTCTCTAAGACGTCGAGTACCTCCTCGACGGTCCGCTCGCTCGTCCAGTCAGAGATAGTCTCGCGAAGCCACTCACGATTCTCCAGCCGGACTGACTGCTCGCGGAAGGCCGTCAATTCTGGTCGGCCGATGGCCTCAACGAGGTTATCCCACTGGCTGGGGCCGATGGCCGCGATGACGACCTGGCCGTCGCTCGCGGGGAACGCATCGTATGGGAAGAGGATCGGATGTGAGTTGCCGTTCCGCCCGGGGACCTCGCCTGTCATCGAGTACTGGTACACCGTCCGCTCGCACATCGACACCATCGCGTCGTACATCGAGGTGTCGACAAACTGCCCCTCGCCGGTTCGTTCGCGGTGATGGAGCGCCGAGAGGATGCCGACGGCGCTCAACGCGCCGGTGAACAGGTCACCGATCCCGATACCGAACTTCGTCGGTGGGTCGTCAGGTTGCCCGTTAATCTGCATCACGCCGGCCATTGCCTGGACGATGAGGTCGTACGCGGGGCGCTGTTGCTGTGACGTCGCACCTGTTCGCGGGTCGCCAAACCCGCGAATCGCGGCGTACACGAGACCGGGATTGCGCTCGTGTAGCGTCTCATACGAGAGGTCGAACCGCTCCATCGTCCCCGCACGGTAGTTCTCAACGAGGACGTCCGCGCGGTCGACGAGACTGAGGAAGTCCTCGCGGTCGTCCTCGTCAGTCAAATCAAGTTCAAGACTCAACTTCCCGCGATTGACGCTCTGGAAGTAGCCACCGTACGCTTCGCTCTCGTCGTCGTGGTGAAACGGTGGTGTTCGTCTCACCCAGTCGCCTCCCGGTGGCTCGACTTTGAGGACGTTCGCCCCCATATCGGCGAGCAGCATCGTGCAGTACGGACCTCCCAAAACGCGAGTAAGGTCGAGTACTGCGAGATCGTCGAGTGAACCCATAGCCTACCCCACCCGAGGGATACGTAATGTTATTTTGCGTGAATTTCCTCGTAGGAAGACGATAGCACACAACTGCGAGAATCTACCCAAGAAAGTCACCCGTACGACAGGAGGGTTATTCAGTCGGCCGCCGATCGTTAATCGGAACGAACCGATAGCAGGTGGCGGGAGCGGATCACCTACGAGCGATGCACGTCGGTCACCGATCTGCACCACAGAGCGAAACCGGGAAGCGCCGTGCCGGCCTCGCGACGGTATGCTCACGTTCATCGGACTGGGGCTGTGGGACGAACGGTCGGTCACCGTCGAGGGCCGCGACGCCCTCCGATCTGCCGACCGCGTGTTCGCAGAGTTTTACACCAGTCGCCTCGCCGGAACCACCGTCGCCGACCTCGAACGCCACCACGGGATCGATATCGAGGTTCGCGACCGCGACGGCGTCGAACGCGACCCCGAACCGATCCTCGACGCCGCCGCCGACGGCGACGTCGCCTTCTGCACCGCCGGCGACACCATGATATCGACGACGCACGTCGACCTCCGGGTTCGCGCGGCCGAACGTGGCATCGAGACGCGAGTGATCCACGGTGTCACCGCCCAGTCGGCCGCCTCGTCGCTCACGGGGCTCCAGAACTACCGGTTCGGAAAGGCCGTTACGTTGCCGTTCGAGTACGCCCACGGCGCCGACGGGACGCCACAGAGTGTCATCGACGGCATCGAAGCGAACCGCGAGCGTGGTCTGCACACGCTCGTGTACCTCGATATCAAGGTCGCTGGCTCCTCGCCCGCCGGTCCTGCAGAGGGCGAACCAGACGAGTACATGACTGCCGACCACGCGGCGAACGCGCTGGCACGCGACTGGGACGACGACGCCGTCGGCGTCGCCGTCGCGCGTGCGGGCAGTCCCGACCCGGTCGTCGCCGCCGACACGCTGGGGGCGCTATCGACGCGTGAGTTCGGCGATCCGCTTCACCTCCTCGTCATCCCCGGTGAGATTCACCACCTCGAAGCGGAGGCACTCGCAGAGCTGGGTGGGTGTCCGCGATCGGCACTGCCGGAGCGATAAGGTCGCTTCTACGTCTGAAGATCCGGAGCCGGTCTCTCGTTATCGCGTTCGGTCGTCGCCGGGTGCGTCGCTCGTACGGCCATCGCCGTCGGCCCGGTAGGCGGGGTCCGTCGTCGCCGGTTCTCGCGGCAGGTCGAGCGACTCCAAGAGGTCGTACTCCTCTTTCGTGATCATATAGAGGACGTCCTCAATGACGGTGACGAGTTCGGGCAATTCCCGGACGACGAGGTAGGTGATGCCGACGAGGGCGACGACCGCCAGCACCTGTGAGATGACCCGGTCGGAGAGGAAGAACGACACCATATACGGGTCGCTCGACCCGAACAGCAGGAGGACCTCATCAACGAACAGTTGCAGGTATTGGTTGCCGAACGTGATGCCGATGAACGTCGTCCGCAGGACGTTCAACAGCCAGATGATCGGGATGGAGACCGCAAGCGCTCGCACCTTACGCCCGAACGGGGCGCGAACCGCCGCGATGAGGCCGGCGAAGATGGCCATACTCCCAAGGCCGGTACACGCGAGAACGATTTCGAACAGCAGGCCGTGGTTCTCGGGCGTGACGAAGCGATAGGCGTTGTGGTAGCCAAGGACCGGCCCGGTGACCCGTTCGGGGTCGTAGCCGAGTTGCCCGATGAGCCACCCGGTCTGGTCGGTGACGACGAGGATGAGCGTCCGCTTGAGCGGTTCGACCGTCTCGAACGGGAAGTAGACGACGCCCATCGCGGCGACGGCCCGCGAGAGGACGAGCAATGAGTCACGCCCATTCCACAGCAGCCACCCGGCGTACAGACACGCGGGCACCGCCAGTAACGAGAGGACGCCCTCGACGTAGCTCTTCTGCGTGAACGCGAAGTGTGGGAACAGCGCCAGCCAGAAGGCCGCGAACAGGCCCCACCCGGCAGTCGCGAGCGTTCGTTCGGGCGGGACTGCGAGTGAATCGAGACGCTGGCGAAGCGCCACCACTCGGTCGGACGACCCCGTGCGGTGTCGGCGAACGTACTCGACGCCGGCGGCCGCGAGGAACGTCGCGATCACCACCCACCCGAGGAGGTCGGTGAAGAGACTCGCCATTCGTTCTCAGATCGGCGCTCTCGGGTAAAGCCCTTGTCGTCTGGTGTGATGGTCGTGCGCGACCGCGAGCGACACGGCTGTCGCTGTGGGTGTGGCGCGTCGAAAGAAAGGGTCCGCGTGAAGCGGAAGGTGACCGGGTTACGCCCGGTCAGTCGTTATTTAGTTGTCGCGGCGAGCGGCGAGCAGCGCAGCACCGATGAGCGCGATGACGGCGAGCACGGCACCGAAGCCGGGCGTCGTCGACTCGGTCTCAGTCGGCGTCGCGGTGTCGTCGCCACCGGAGTCAGACGGCGTCGCGGTCGCGGTGGCCGTCGCAGTGGCCGTCGCGGTCGCGGTCGCCGTCGCAGTCGCGGTGTCGTCAGACGGCGTCGCGGTTGCAGTCGGCGTGGCCGTGGAGGCCTGGCCGACCTGACCGTCAGCCGTGACGTCCTCGCCGGGGCCGCGGACGGTCACGCTGAACGTGTCACCCTCGGACTGGCCCGAGAAGTTGAACGACGCGTTGTACGTGCCGTCAGCCTGCACAGTCACGGTCTCCGTGTTGAAGAACCGTGGCTGGGTGTCGCCCGTGGAGCGGACGCGGATGGTCAGCTCGGTGCCGGGCGCCAGGTTGGTCGTTCCGGAGATGACCTGGTCACTCGAAGCGGAGACGGAGACCGGGTCAGCGTCGAGCTCGGTGTCGATGGACTCGACCTCGAACGTCGCGTTGACGGACTCCTCGTCCTCTTCCTCGTCGGACTCGAGGAGACGGTCGTCAGCGACCGTGAAGGTTGCCTGGAACTCGTCGCCCGAGGCAACATCGACGGGGTCGCCGTTACGCGTGACGTTCAGTTCGTTGGAGCCGGTGTCGACCGCAACGTAGTAGGCACCGTCGCCCTCGATGAGGGTGACAGCGTCACCGGAGTCAAGGACGTTGATGACCTTGGGGTCACGGTTCTGGACCGGGTTGGTCTGCTCGACAGTGAGGGTCAGGTTGCCGTTAGTGACTGCGTCACTAAGGCCGCCCTGAGCCTCGACGACACCCTCCAGGCCGGTCGCGGTGACCTGGTGGATGACGTAGTCGCCTGCGGTGATGGTGTCGTCCTGCGTGACGGCACCGTCCTCGATGAGCGACACGACGTCACTCTCAGTCACGCCGTCTTCACCGTCAGCGTCCAGGTCGGCGCCACCGGGCGCCGTCCAGAGCTGCATACTGTCGGTGCTGCGCTCAGCGAAGAACAGCGTACCGATGTCCTGCGGCGAGTCGAGGACCGTTGCGGGGTCCTCGGACGTGCTGGTCGCGATCGTGTACTCGCCCGTCGCGAGGATCGCGCTGATGTTCGTCTGACCGGTGAGTTCCGCGGTGTCGTCGCTGCCCGCAGCAGAGACGATGTTGTCGTTGTCGAACGCGGTGGCGGAGCCAGCCGTGTACGTGTTGAACTCGATGGTGACTTCGCCGTCGTCGTCACCGTCCTCAACACTGATGTTCGCCTGGTAACCGTCCTCGTCCTCGTCCCCGACGACGACCGTCGCGGAGGAGGCAGCACCGTCGAGTTCGACCGTGATGTTAGCGATGTCGCCCTTCGGGACTTCGACGTTGCCGTCCTGGAAGTTCGACTCGCCAGCACCGACGTCGATCACGGTGACCGACGCGGAGTCCGAGACACCAGTGTCCTCGACCGTCGAGGTGATGGTGTAGTTACCTGCGTCCATACCGGAGAAGTTCGCGGTGAACGAGTCAGTCGCGGAGCCAGCGACAACGAGTTCGTTTTCGTCGTCGTCGTCAGCATCGCGGACGTCGCCCACGCTATCGCCACCGAGAATGTCCTGAAGGTCCTCAGCGTCGACGTCGTCGCCGTCGTACGTGGCCTCAAGGACGTGGTTGTAGTTTGCGCGGTTCGAGTCAGCCTCGAACTCGACTTCAACGTTGTCGCTCGGACCGGAGTTGTCGACCTCGTCCTCGCTGAAGGAGACCGAGAGGTCCTGCTCAGCGAGTTCGAACGGGTAGGTGTCCGTACCGTCCGTGATGAAGTAGGAGCCAGTCTCGCGACCCTCCGTGCTGAACGTAACGTAGCCGTCGGGGCCAGTGTTACGCTGCGAGATGAGGTCGGAGCCGTCACTGGTGTTGCGGCGGAGCGTCACGTCGACGTCGTCACCGAACTGCGAGGTGCCGACAGACTGACCGGCCCAGACGACAGGCTCGTCGGTGGTGCTGGTCAGGTTGACGTCAGCGGAGCCAGACGTGGACACCGCTTCGATGTTGAGCGTCTGGACTGCAACGTCATTGATGTCCGCGTTACCGCCGTCCGTAACGGTGAGGTTCGCAGACGATTGCGTGTCGCTCGCGACGTTGCCCCAGTCGACGGTTGCGGTGAAGTTCACCGTCACCGTCTGGTTGGTCGCGCTGGTGTCAGGCGAGATGTCGAACGTCACCGCGTTGTTCGAGCCACCGCGCGCGTCCGTCAGGGACGGACCACCAGTGGTCGAGATCGAATCGCCGGAGGCGTTCGTGATCTCGAAGCCGCTTGTGCTGGTGATCTCTGCCTGGGAGGGCAGCGACACCGTGAAGGTGTCCGTGTTACCGTCGTCACTGATGTTCTGTACCGTGAAGGAAACGTCGTGAGTCACCGTCGTTCCTTCGGTCACGTCCGTGTTGGTGAACGTGTTAACCGACGGTGAGTCGGCCGCTGCCGCTGTCCCGGTGAACGCGACGGTGCCCGCGAAAACGGAGAACACCATCAGCGCCGCCAGGATCAGGGCGCGGATCTTCTTGTTATAGTCTGTCATAGTTTGCTTTGGATTGCATCGCACCGCAAGCGGCAACCCTCGCAACCGACTCCTTCCGCAGACCTACGCCACAGCCGAGACCGCCCCGGCGTGACTTGGAGTGATTCACGCGAGCCACCATGGGTAGGGGTACGTCGAACCTTTCCAACGTCTCCGGTAAATACTTTGTGTGGTTCGCCGAGGTGTGTTATTGGTTCTCAGTGTCCCTGCTGCCTGTTTTCAGGCGATCGACGGATCGAGCCACAAAACACATATACAAATAATATACTTCTCACTCAGTAATCACGTATATTCCACTCAGCCAGCGAGTAGCTAAATGTGTTTAACGGGGGTCACAGCTGCTTATGACGCAATTTGGACCGAATTGGGAATCATCTTGAATGCCCGCTGGTACACTCATCGTGGTTGTCCGTGTTCTCGGAGCTCGACCACTGTCGGGTGGCCATCAACGCGGACGAACCTCACCATTACCTCTTCCACAATCGGATCTAACGGGTCATACTCGCTGTAGCGCGAGTTTCAAGCCTGCAGCGGCGTCGAATCTGTGATCACAGTCGGCGAACGGCCCCGGAAGAGAGTAAGAGCAGACTCGAACATCGAAGTGTGGGAGTGGTCGGACACAACAGCCTGGGTGGAGCAAATACCCCACAATTCGGGCCTAGCAGGCCTGTACGCGCACTCTGCGCCCTGGAGTTAGTCGGTGTCGAGGGGCCTATCGTGCGTGCAAATAGTTTCACAATCGGTTCTCGTCTATCGATTCCAACGGTAGCAGTTCCAGCTTCAACGCCGAGGTCACGGGCAATCCTCACCCGCAACGAGCGACCCCGTCAGCGTGAGCGAAGTCGGGTGCGTAGGTGATGTGAAGCGATCCCCGAGTGTCGATGTCGCTCTTCGAAGGTCGGTAGTTCTGTCTTGCATCGCTTGCCTTGGGTGGCTCCGCCAGATGGTTCTTCATCACTCTCTCTTGCACCGTCCCTGGCCTGCTCTTCCGGCGATACACATCGATTGTGATCCCTAAGCAACGAACGGTATGAGTCGTAGAGCCCGTTTCACGCCGATAGACTGACTCTCACCGATTGTGACAATCAGGTTCTCGTGCCCGCCTGACCGTGCCTCGCCTACTGCAGCGAGTAGTGTGCGATCGAGCGTCCACACAGCGGACACCCGTCGACCCGTGCGGTAACGGTCAGTCCGCAGTGTCGGCACTCGTAGTAGTCAATCGCTTCCCCCCGTGTCTCCCCAGCGGTGTGCATCTTGAATGAGCGGTATCCGGGTGGTACAATAATCCTTGAGGACCGTTTCGGATAGTTTCGGACAGCAATCTGGGTCGCAACGGACGAAACAGTCAGCGAAAGAAACAGGTGTTTGGGAGTCACTCGCGGCTGATCCCGGCAGGTGCAGTGATTACCGTTCGATCAGTTCGATCTCGTGGCCGTCCTGGTCTTTCGTGAACGCGTAGTTGTGATTGCAGGAGTCAGGGTCGCGGTAGTCCTCGGACTCGCGGGTCATCACCGCTTCCCAGTCGTCGTCGAGGTCGTCCACGCGCACGCAAAGATGCCCCCAGGCGTCGCCCATCTCGTAGGTGCGGCCGTCGTAGTTGTAGGTGAGCTCGACAGCCATCTCCTCAGGCGCGGCGTCCTCGGGCTTCATGAAGTAGTTCGCGAACGTGTCGGCCTCCCAGCGGCCGGTGTGTTCGTACTCGAAGGTGCGCGTCCAGTAGCCGAGCGCCTCGGTGGCGTCCTCGACGCGGATCATCGTGTGATCGATGGACCAGCGAGCGCCGTGGTCGCGCTCGACGATCTCGATCTCGTGACCGTCGGGGTCTTTGACGAACGCGTAGCCGGGGTTCTCCTCGGGCGGGCGATAGTCCTCGACGCCCTCGTCCATCAGTTCCGCGTACGCCTCCTCGACGTCCTCGACGCGGACGGCGATGTGGCCCCAGGCGTCGCCCATCTCGTAAGAGTGGTCGCCGTGGTTGTAGGTGAGTTCGAGGATGGCACCGTCCTCGTGCATGTCCTCGGGCCCGAGGAAGTAGTTCGTGAAGTCGCCGCCGTCCATCTCTCCTTTCACCTCGTAGTCGAGATGTGTCGTGTACCAGTCGATAGCCTCCTCGTCGTCTTCCACCCGCATCATCACGTGGTCGAGCGTGTACGCCATACGCGTGACAACTCCCGCGGCGTCGAAAAGCGTACCGAACGGGGAACCGCCCGCGGCGACGACGCCCCCGGCACAGGGTTTTCTTCACGGCGCGTCGTACGCCTGGCATATGCGTCCCCGCAGCAGACGCTCGGTGCTGGCGGCAGCTGGCGCGACCCTCCTGGGAGGCTGTCTCGGCGGCGGACCCGCGACCGAGACGGCCGACCCGACCGCCACGGCCGGTTCGACACGAACGCCGACCGCGACCGAAGCGACCGCGGAACCGTTCGACGGCCCGCCGCCGCTGGGTCGCGACGCCGTTCCGGAGGGTGCCGCGGCACCCCCGGCGTTCGCCGACGAACATACCTTCGACGGCTCATTCTCGAACGCGACAGATGTCGCGCCCCGCGGCGACGGTGCCTCCGTGTTGCTCACGGGCCAGTGGGGCGGGGGCACGACAACCGCCACGCTCGTCGACGTGACCGCTGACGGACGGCCCGGCGAGCGCATCGCCGTCGAGGACTTGCCCACCAGCGAGATCCTGTTCCACCGGCATCTCGGTGATAGAACGGTGGTCGGAGGGTACCGGCGCGACGACGACACGTTCCGCACGTGGCTCCGCGGGATCGAAACCGGGGCGCGCGTCTTCGAGACGGACCTCGGTGAGCGGACGGTCGTCTCTGACGTCGCCGTCGTCGACAGCACGCTCGTAGCCGCCGGGGTGAAGCAGCCCCCGGACGACTCCAACGGGAACGGCGCAGCCGTCCTCCTGTGGGTCGATGCCGACGGTACCGTCGCCCGTCGGGTCACGTTCGACACGCCGGATGCCAACGAGCGGTTCTGGGCCGTCACGCCCACGACGAACGGCTAC harbors:
- a CDS encoding CoA transferase; its protein translation is MGSLDDLAVLDLTRVLGGPYCTMLLADMGANVLKVEPPGGDWVRRTPPFHHDDESEAYGGYFQSVNRGKLSLELDLTDEDDREDFLSLVDRADVLVENYRAGTMERFDLSYETLHERNPGLVYAAIRGFGDPRTGATSQQQRPAYDLIVQAMAGVMQINGQPDDPPTKFGIGIGDLFTGALSAVGILSALHHRERTGEGQFVDTSMYDAMVSMCERTVYQYSMTGEVPGRNGNSHPILFPYDAFPASDGQVVIAAIGPSQWDNLVEAIGRPELTAFREQSVRLENREWLRETISDWTSERTVEEVLDVLETVVPTAPVRTVADVFADGIADSREMLVELGIPGTDNQVTVAGSPIKMTATPTGPTGPAPLLDQHRGDLLDGDDDSWPETTELLDEAANGRVPTRTDGSGDGDPEE
- a CDS encoding mechanosensitive ion channel family protein, which gives rise to MTLEVEASQFIVQVGFTESLQQTVAELLAFLPRLLGAVAVLLIGWVLGLGVARVIRVLADRIEIDRAVLATPLGSILGGTEAAVSKAFGTLGKWFVYAVAILTAADVLAIPVLSQWIQEAVSYLPAFVAGLLVIVLGFVVADFIGDAITRTEAATETGYTSWFATAARLFLYFTVLVIGLSTMGVDTNILTVFAQATAWGLAAALAIGIGIALGWGGHTYVQENIADWAGRISAATPRPEGRERMEGGEAPAADDD
- a CDS encoding GNAT family N-acetyltransferase, which translates into the protein MHTVSSNVANEGAYAVRLFRPDDRDSYLDLHETVFGHAGDAWFDWKFVDNPYFDHVPVVVAVDGDRVIGAKSGVGFEVAHEGLSLPALQPGDTMVHPEYRRQGVYSRMTEFMKEAYDGGPAALFFNYPNHATLPGSLKHGWCEVGTVSTRYRVHNPVEFVETSLGPVASVAEPVARAVVGGALRVARTRAPSDRTLTVRRHPLLPVETLADLYRRSVPDRLHVVRDETYFDWRFGNPNWHYTAYTVERAGRPVLGAVVGRDATEGQSRAALTEVLPLRSERLHASAGERERRDAETALLDRVLREFRDVDVVTAADGSIHESVFSAFGFLPDTRPPLSMAASPSTLVAYPLTPEVERIGFDSLDDWVVGLGDRDTN
- a CDS encoding VOC family protein; its protein translation is MAYTLDHVMMRVEDDEEAIDWYTTHLDYEVKGEMDGGDFTNYFLGPEDMHEDGAILELTYNHGDHSYEMGDAWGHIAVRVEDVEEAYAELMDEGVEDYRPPEENPGYAFVKDPDGHEIEIVERDHGARWSIDHTMIRVEDATEALGYWTRTFEYEHTGRWEADTFANYFMKPEDAAPEEMAVELTYNYDGRTYEMGDAWGHLCVRVDDLDDDWEAVMTRESEDYRDPDSCNHNYAFTKDQDGHEIELIER
- the dph5 gene encoding diphthine synthase — translated: MLTFIGLGLWDERSVTVEGRDALRSADRVFAEFYTSRLAGTTVADLERHHGIDIEVRDRDGVERDPEPILDAAADGDVAFCTAGDTMISTTHVDLRVRAAERGIETRVIHGVTAQSAASSLTGLQNYRFGKAVTLPFEYAHGADGTPQSVIDGIEANRERGLHTLVYLDIKVAGSSPAGPAEGEPDEYMTADHAANALARDWDDDAVGVAVARAGSPDPVVAADTLGALSTREFGDPLHLLVIPGEIHHLEAEALAELGGCPRSALPER
- the artA gene encoding archaeosortase A, giving the protein MASLFTDLLGWVVIATFLAAAGVEYVRRHRTGSSDRVVALRQRLDSLAVPPERTLATAGWGLFAAFWLALFPHFAFTQKSYVEGVLSLLAVPACLYAGWLLWNGRDSLLVLSRAVAAMGVVYFPFETVEPLKRTLILVVTDQTGWLIGQLGYDPERVTGPVLGYHNAYRFVTPENHGLLFEIVLACTGLGSMAIFAGLIAAVRAPFGRKVRALAVSIPIIWLLNVLRTTFIGITFGNQYLQLFVDEVLLLFGSSDPYMVSFFLSDRVISQVLAVVALVGITYLVVRELPELVTVIEDVLYMITKEEYDLLESLDLPREPATTDPAYRADGDGRTSDAPGDDRTR
- a CDS encoding BGTF surface domain-containing protein; the encoded protein is MTDYNKKIRALILAALMVFSVFAGTVAFTGTAAAADSPSVNTFTNTDVTEGTTVTHDVSFTVQNISDDGNTDTFTVSLPSQAEITSTSGFEITNASGDSISTTGGPSLTDARGGSNNAVTFDISPDTSATNQTVTVNFTATVDWGNVASDTQSSANLTVTDGGNADINDVAVQTLNIEAVSTSGSADVNLTSTTDEPVVWAGQSVGTSQFGDDVDVTLRRNTSDGSDLISQRNTGPDGYVTFSTEGRETGSYFITDGTDTYPFELAEQDLSVSFSEDEVDNSGPSDNVEVEFEADSNRANYNHVLEATYDGDDVDAEDLQDILGGDSVGDVRDADDDDENELVVAGSATDSFTANFSGMDAGNYTITSTVEDTGVSDSASVTVIDVGAGESNFQDGNVEVPKGDIANITVELDGAASSATVVVGDEDEDGYQANISVEDGDDDGEVTIEFNTYTAGSATAFDNDNIVSAAGSDDTAELTGQTNISAILATGEYTIATSTSEDPATVLDSPQDIGTLFFAERSTDSMQLWTAPGGADLDADGEDGVTESDVVSLIEDGAVTQDDTITAGDYVIHQVTATGLEGVVEAQGGLSDAVTNGNLTLTVEQTNPVQNRDPKVINVLDSGDAVTLIEGDGAYYVAVDTGSNELNVTRNGDPVDVASGDEFQATFTVADDRLLESDEEEDEESVNATFEVESIDTELDADPVSVSASSDQVISGTTNLAPGTELTIRVRSTGDTQPRFFNTETVTVQADGTYNASFNFSGQSEGDTFSVTVRGPGEDVTADGQVGQASTATPTATATPSDDTATATATATATATATATATATPSDSGGDDTATPTETESTTPGFGAVLAVIALIGAALLAARRDN